Proteins from a single region of Punica granatum isolate Tunisia-2019 chromosome 8, ASM765513v2, whole genome shotgun sequence:
- the LOC116187847 gene encoding uncharacterized protein LOC116187847 isoform X3, with product MENRVGSSHGAQTPKRSRSLDLKSLYKSKASKESSKEAWSKTLKRKGSSVYSSGEENSKKRIKKDALVSNPKNADRNSKKSLAELYNGDLDAGLKGSGSTERENGISLSLSGDAIRIPKRKRGFVGRKKVEAPGAAELPSQSASVQGSSDQATKLEHDDAGNGVNSASDMHAESIRDTSTKEDRACPVNLDQHPKEEADLPAKSNDPSLKKPRKNRRKKKNVEATAGKFVQVAEPLNNDSARKCNDMPEEDEENLEENAAMMLSSRFDPSCTGFGSNSKASMASKSKPSFSSYGRNSASCHDRSGPASLDANNWKLRPRKQHKERGLMRKRRHFYDIVADELDPLWVLDKKIKVFWPLDEKWYYGLVNDYDEERKLHHIKYDDRDEEWVDLRNEKIKILLLRCEVPGMAARKNAASVVHKRKQNLKPTKEGKKRGLSGADDNGVMDSEPIISWLARSKTSTSLGMKRTSISHGVKKQKISPVSLHPAPSLLNGDKVSLKGSVDDGSLRRKERKSHPKSALADRPGGSADSGLKSAISLKERKLPIVYVRRHFRKSTEAFLGKKEDGDFLASDLTCGVSASTADKSEAIDCDISLGKSDPHWSSWSIADSSLQELNTISFKPGECRFELCIPINSFSSHSLGARNLWLFHALPQQGMLMILWPKVHLEMLFVDSVVGLRFLLFEGSLKEAVEFIFLVLALFAPSHDEEKNIDIQVPATSISFKFASVQGCRRQLVFAFYNFFKLKPSKWMYLDLKLMRHCLLTKWLPLSECTYDNIRLLQNGTSRLPASSQCGPSLKGLQKKYRPGKCQLSALKGGNHLNANHSCNFNRSCRSLPPFALSFAAAPTFFLGLHLQLLMKHTVFEASALTVWEHDSAEHPENDEADSGKTDIPNDHPDTNLHASGASKASLSLDLGTDEHSEKNHAELERSPGSPTIRDIPQKTYSRSLTNGISVEIPQFNQLEKPVDRELRSLPQPNDLASHANGGIIPSPNPTAPRTVWHRTRSSLSCGNSSRGWADVKVDSLQNGFVSGPKKPRTQVSYLLPLSGFDLSSKHRSLHPKNVPHKRIRRPNEKRASDTGRRNFDLLSCEANVLVKHGDRGWRECGAQIVLELAEQNEWKLAVKISGKTQFSYKAHQFLQPGSTNRYTHAMMWKGGKDWTLEFPDRGQWALFKEMHEECYNRNIRAASVKSIPIPGVHLVDENDDSAEGMFIRSSTKYYRQVETDVEMALNPSRVLYDMDSEDEKWISENQSPDVGGRNFNQLSEEVFERTMDMFEKAAYVQQRDQFTPDKVEELVSGASAGPLELTKTIYEHWRQKRQKKGMPLIRHLQPPSWERYKKQVKEWEQIANKANSALPNGCKKAPATEKPPMFAFCMKPRGLEVPNKGSKQRSHKKMSVSGHNHVVYGGDHDGFHAYGRRSNGYTFGDERVIYPGHNYEYLEDYSPLARFSSRDVSNHGYFSMGSDGYYYPALRKNKSKKFGSLISPHDRRIAASYSPRAATGWKNGVHHRNYQLEAFRGPLDGSEMDEFTIRDASGTAEHARNLAKLKRERARRMFDRADLAIHKAVTALMTAEAMKASSEDLNGRE from the exons ATGGAAAATAGAGTTGGAAGCTCACATGGAGCTCAGACCCCGAAGAGATCGAGATCTCTGGACCTCAAGAGCTTGTACAAGTCAAAAGCTTCGAAGGAGAGTTCGAAGGAGGCCTGGAGTAAGACCTTGAAGCGGAAAGGCAGCTCAGTGTACAGTTCTGGCGAGGAGAATAGCAAGAAGAGGATTAAAAAGGATGCCCTTGTTAGTAATCCGAAGAATGCTGATAGGAACAGTAAGAAGAGTTTAGCTGAACTGTATAATGGTGATCTTGATGCGGGTTTGAAGGGTTCTGGCTCGactgagagagagaatggCATTTCGCTTAGTTTGAGTGGCGATGCGATACGAATCCCGAAAAGGAAACGGGGTTTTGTTGGGCGTAAGAAAGTTGAAGCTCCTGGAGCGGCGGAGCTGCCGAGCCAGTCTGCTAGTGTCCAAGGTTCGAGTGATCAAGCCACAAAGTTGGAGCATGATGATGCGGGCAATGGGGTCAACTCTGCTAGTGATATGCATGCAGAATCCATTCGCGATACAAGTACCAAAGAAGACAGAGCTTGTCCAGTGAATTTGGACCAGCATCCAAAGGAGGAAGCTGATCTTCCCGCCAAAAGTAACGACCCGTCGTTGAAGAAGCCCCGGAAGAATCGccggaagaagaagaatgtgGAAGCGACTGCTGGAAAGTTTGTTCAGGTGGCTGAGCCGCTAAATAATGACTCAGCTAGGAAATGCAATGATATGCCAGAAGAGGATGAGGAGAATCTCGAGGAGAATGCAGCTATGATGCTATCGTCGCGGTTTGATCCAAGTTGCACTGGATTTGGATCTAACAGCAAGGCATCTATGGCATCTAAATCCAAGCCTTCCTTTTCTAGTTATGGTCGAAATTCTGCAAGTTGTCATGACAGGTCAGGTCCGGCATCTTTAGATGCAAATAATTGGAAATTACGACCAAGGAAACAACACAAAGAAAGAGGGCTCATGAGGAAAAGACGGCATTTCTATGATATCGTTGCGGATGAATTGGATCCACTTTGGGTGCTGGACAAGAAGATAAAGGTTTTCTGGCCTCTGGATGAGAAGTGGTATTATGGGCTGGTAAATGACTATGATGAGGAAAGAAAACTTCACCACATTAAATACGACGATCGTGACGAAGAATGGGTAGATCTTAGAAacgaaaaaatcaaaatcttgCTGCTTCGCTGTGAAGTCCCTGGTATGGCTGCACGGAAAAATGCGGCTTCCGTGGTACACAAGAGGAAGCAAAATCTGAAGCCCACAAAGGAAGGCAAGAAGAGAGGTTTGAGTGGAGCTGATGATAATGGTGTAATGGACTCAGAGCCAATTATTTCATGGTTGGCAAGATCCAAGACATCGACCTCTCTTGGTATGAAGAGAACATCTATTTCCCATGGGGTGAAGAAGCAAAAGATATCCCCTGTGTCTTTGCATCCGGCTCCTTCCCTGTTGAATGGTGACAAGGTCAGTCTCAAGGGAAGTGTGGATGATGGTTCCttgagaagaaaagaaaggaaatctCATCCAAAATCTGCTTTAGCAGACAGGCCTGGAGGAAGCGCTGATAGTGGCTTGAAGAGTGCCATTTCTCTTAAAGAGAGAAAGCTTCCTATTGTGTATGTAAGAAGGCATTTTCGCAAGTCCACAGAAGCCTTTTTGGGTAAAAAGGAGGATGGTGATTTCCTTGCATCTGATCTGACATGTGGTGTTTCTGCTTCTACCGCCGATAAATCCGAGGCTATTGACTGTGATATTTCTCTTGGAAAGTCAGATCCTCACTGGTCTTCCTGGTCAATTGCTGATTCAAGCCTACAGGAGCTGAATACAATATCATTTAAACCAGGAGAATGTAGATTTGAATTATGTATACCCATTAATTCCTTTTCGAGTCATTCCTTGGGAGCCCGGAACCTCTGGTTGTTCCATGCTCTGCCTCAACAGGGTATGCTGATGATTTTGTGGCCAAAAGTTCATCTGGAGATGCTTTTTGTTGATAGTGTTGTTGGTTTAAGGTTTCTCTTGTTTGAAGGCAGCTTGAAGGAGGCTGTGGAATTCATTTTTCTTGTACTGGCATTATTTGCTCCAAGTCATGACGAGGAGAAAAACATCGACATACAAGTGCCAGCAACTTCAATAAGTTTCAAATTTGCTTCTGTTCAAGGTTGCAGGCGGCAGCTGGTTTTTGCATTTTACAATTTCTTCAAATTGAAACCCTCAAAGTGGATGTACCTAGACTTGAAGCTGATGAGGCATTGTCTACTCACCAAGTGGCTGCCTTTATCTGAATGCACATACGACAATATCAGACTGCTCCAAAATGGAACAAGCAGATTACCTGCATCTTCTCAGTGTGGTCCTTCGCTTAAG GGTTTGCAGAAGAAATACAGGCCTGGAAAATGCCAGTTGAGTGCACTGAAAGGTGGAAATCACTTGAATGCAAACCATTCTTGTAATTTTAATCGCAGCTGCCGATCGCTTCCTCCatttgccctttcttttgctGCTGCTCCCACTTTCTTTCTTGGCCTGCATCTCCAACTTCTCATGAAGCATACTGTTTTTGAAGCTTCTGCTCTCACTGTTTGGGAACATGATTCTGCGGAACATCCAGAAAATGACGAAGCTGATTCTGGGAAAACTGACATTCCCAATGATCATCCAGACACTAATCTCCATGCTTCTGGAGCCTCCAAGGCTTCCTTGAGTCTTGATTTGGGTACTGATGAACACTCAGAGAAAAACCATGCTGAGTTGGAAAGGTCGCCTGGGTCTCCTACCATCAGAGATATACCTCAAAAGACTTATTCTAGGTCTTTGACGAATGGAATCAGTGTTGAGATCCCGCAGTTTAATCAATTAGAAAAGCCAGTTGATCGGGAATTGCGGAGTCTCCCACAGCCTAATGATTTGGCTTCGCATGCTAATGGGGGAATTATTCCTAGCCCAAATCCCACTGCTCCCAGAACAGTGTGGCATCGAACCAGAAGTAGTTTGTCGTGTGGAAACTCTTCCCGTGGGTGGGCAGATGTGAAAGTGGACTCGCTCCAGAATGGCTTTGTAAGCGGACCTAAGAAGCCGCGGACTCAGGTTTCATACTTACTGCCACTTAGTGGTTTCGACTTGAGCTCAAAGCACAGAAGTCTCCACCCAAAGAATGTTCCTCACAAGAGAATCAGGAGGCCAAATGAGAAGAGGGCGTCTGATACTGGGCGGAGGAACTTTGATCTGTTATCGTGCGAGGCGAACGTGTTGGTCAAACATGGTGATAGAGGATGGAGAGAATGTGGGGCCCAGATAGTACTAGAGCTTGCCGAGCAGAATGAGTGGAAGCTTGCTGTAAAAATCTCAGGAAAAACACAGTTTTCTTACAAGGCACATCAGTTTTTGCAGCCCGGTTCAACTAATCGGTACACACATGCCATGATGTGGAAAGGAGGAAAGGACTGGACTCTGGAGTTTCCAGACAGGGGCCAGTGGGCTCTTTTCAAGGAGATGCATGAAGAGTGCTACAATCGGAATATTCGTGCTGCATCAGTGAAAAGCATTCCCATTCCTGGTGTCCATTTGGTAGATGAGAATGATGATAGTGCGGAGGGGATGTTCATCCGGAGTTCAACAAAGTACTATAGGCAGGTTGAAACAGATGTGGAGATGGCACTGAACCCTTCACGTGTCCTCTATGACATGGACAGTGAAGATGAGAAGTGGATATCTGAAAATCAGAGTCCTGACGTCGGGGGCCGTAACTTCAATCAGTTGTCTGAGGAGGtgtttgagaggacaatggacATGTTCGAGAAGGCTGCATATGTGCAGCAGCGTGATCAGTTCACTCCTGATAAAGTAGAAGAGCTTGTGAGTGGTGCGAGTGCGGGGCCCCTGGAGCTGACAAAGACCATCTATGAACACTGGCGGCAGAAGAGGCAAAAGAAGGGAATGCCTCTGATCAGACATCTCCAG CCGCCTTCATGGGAGAGGTACAAAAAACAAGTAAAAGAATGGGAGCAAATTGCAAATAAGGCTAATTCTGCTCTTCCTAATGGCTGCAAGAAGGCCCCAGCGACTGAGAAGCCGCCTATGTTTGCTTTCTGTATGAAGCCGAGGGGCTTGGAAGTTCCTAACAAGGGATCGAAGCAGAGATCCCACAAGAAAATGTCAGTTTCCGGGCACAATCATGTTGTTTATGGAGGAGATCATGATGGTTTTCATGCTTACG GGAGACGATCCAATGGTTATACTTTTGGAGACGAAAGGGTCATTTACCCGGGCCATAATtatgagtacctcgaagatTATTCTCCACTCGCTCGATTCTCATCTCGAGATGTATCCAATCATGGGTATTTCTCCATGGGTAGTGATGGCTATTACTATCCTGCTCTTCGCAAGAACAAGTCAAAGAAGTTTGGGTCTCTGATATCCCCCCATGACAGAAGAATAGCAGCTAGTTATAGTCCTAGAGCTGCTACAGGATGGAAAAATGGTGTGCATCATAGGAATTACCAGTTAGAAGCATTTCGAGGACCACTGGATGGTTCAGAGATGGATGAGTTCACCATCCGGGATGCTTCTGGTACTGCAGAACATGCTCGAAACTTGGCCAAGTTGAAGCGAGAGAGGGCGAGGAGGATGTTTGACAGAGCAGATCTCGCCATTCACAAGGCTGTGACCGCTCTCATGACTGCTGAGGCAATGAAAGCTTCTTCGGAGGACTTGAACGGCAGGGAGTAG